One Streptococcus sp. zg-86 DNA window includes the following coding sequences:
- the licT gene encoding BglG family transcription antiterminator LicT, with protein sequence MIIKRILNHNAVIATNKKDVDILLFGKGIAFSKKVGDTVEVDAIEKSFLLKNRDNMTRFTELFINVPLELVYVCEKIINLGKIKLGNNFDEIIYINLTDHIQSSIERHKEGIVIANPLKWEIAKYYPEEYKVGKQALEIIKKEAKIELAEDEAAFIALHFVNANLENNFQESYKITEIIMNIEQIVKNFYVTEFDQESIEYYRFITHIKLFAHRLLAHEYYQEDDDDDLLALMRKKYPKEYDCGEEVARYIQKEYDYRLSSSELLYLTAHIRRLTKNLY encoded by the coding sequence ATGATCATAAAACGAATTTTAAACCATAATGCAGTTATTGCGACGAATAAAAAAGATGTTGACATTCTGTTATTTGGTAAGGGAATTGCCTTTTCAAAAAAAGTTGGCGATACGGTAGAAGTAGATGCGATTGAAAAAAGTTTTCTATTGAAAAATAGGGATAATATGACTCGGTTCACAGAATTGTTTATCAATGTACCGCTAGAGCTAGTCTATGTGTGCGAGAAGATTATCAATCTTGGAAAAATCAAATTAGGGAATAATTTTGACGAGATTATTTATATTAATTTAACTGACCATATTCAATCTAGCATTGAACGACACAAGGAAGGGATTGTTATTGCAAATCCTCTAAAATGGGAAATTGCCAAATATTATCCTGAAGAATATAAGGTTGGAAAGCAGGCGTTAGAGATTATCAAAAAAGAAGCCAAGATAGAGTTGGCTGAAGACGAAGCTGCTTTCATTGCTCTTCATTTTGTGAATGCGAATCTGGAGAATAATTTTCAAGAATCGTACAAGATTACCGAAATTATCATGAATATTGAGCAAATTGTGAAAAACTTTTATGTCACAGAATTTGACCAAGAATCGATTGAATACTATCGCTTTATTACCCATATCAAACTTTTTGCCCACCGCTTATTAGCGCATGAATATTATCAAGAAGATGACGATGATGATTTGCTTGCTTTAATGCGGAAGAAATATCCTAAAGAATATGACTGTGGAGAAGAAGTTGCTCGCTATATTCAGAAAGAGTATGATTACCGTCTGAGTTCGAGTGAATTGCTCTATTTAACTGCACATATTCGAAGACTAACTAAGAATCTGTACTAG
- a CDS encoding beta-glucoside-specific PTS transporter subunit IIABC, whose amino-acid sequence MKYKDTAEAILKAVGGEANVASATHCVTRLRLVLKDEELVSDAVVKNIPNVMGVMRKNGQYQVILGNDVANYYQAFVKLGNFGGEQPVSTEKKGSVFGNIIEYIAGSMTPLIPAMLGGGMLKVLVIILPMLGLLSADSQTISFLSIFGDAPYYFMPIFLAFSASKKLNVTPILAMSVAGILLHPNFVQMVADANPMALFGAPVTPANYGSSVIPILIMVWLMKYIETAVNKVVPAVTKSFLQPTIVLLISGFIALVVVGPIGVIVGEGLSTLIQQMYGTAGWLTLAILGAIMPFIVMTGMHWAFAPIFLAASVATPDVLILPAMLGANLAQGAASMAVALKSKNPNTKQVAFAAGFSALLAGITEPALYGVTLKYKKPIYAAMIGGGVAGLFAGIVGIKSFLFAVPSLIALPQFINADQPANFTNALIATALSVVITFIIAYILGIDEEVQPSALENVPTGVSNKKKIASPLKGTLLPLEQVNDETFAGKLLGEGIAIVPSNGKVVSPIDGVIASVFPSKHAIGLISQDGVEVLIHVGLETVNLNGEGFTSFVKEGDKVQKGDVLLEVDIASLIDKGYDVTTPIIVTNTQNFLDVLPMNEKATVEAGEDILAIL is encoded by the coding sequence ATGAAATATAAAGATACTGCTGAAGCTATTTTAAAAGCAGTCGGAGGAGAAGCAAATGTTGCGAGTGCAACTCACTGTGTCACTCGACTACGCCTTGTTTTAAAAGATGAAGAACTGGTTTCGGATGCGGTTGTTAAAAACATTCCTAATGTCATGGGTGTGATGCGTAAAAACGGCCAGTACCAAGTGATTTTGGGAAATGATGTAGCTAACTATTATCAAGCCTTTGTAAAATTGGGGAACTTTGGTGGCGAACAGCCTGTTTCTACCGAAAAGAAAGGATCTGTTTTCGGTAACATTATTGAGTATATTGCCGGATCCATGACTCCTTTAATTCCAGCAATGCTGGGTGGCGGAATGCTTAAGGTTCTTGTGATTATTCTCCCAATGTTGGGATTGTTGTCTGCTGATTCACAAACAATTTCCTTTTTGAGTATCTTTGGTGATGCGCCCTACTATTTCATGCCGATCTTCCTAGCATTTTCAGCTTCGAAAAAGCTCAATGTTACACCAATTTTAGCGATGTCTGTAGCAGGAATTTTGCTTCATCCAAATTTTGTACAAATGGTAGCAGATGCGAATCCTATGGCTCTCTTTGGTGCTCCAGTTACACCAGCTAATTACGGATCATCTGTTATTCCAATTCTCATTATGGTTTGGTTGATGAAATATATTGAAACAGCGGTTAATAAAGTTGTACCAGCTGTGACCAAAAGTTTCTTACAACCAACGATTGTCTTACTTATTTCAGGTTTTATTGCCTTAGTTGTAGTTGGTCCTATTGGAGTGATTGTAGGAGAAGGACTATCTACCCTCATTCAGCAAATGTATGGAACAGCAGGTTGGTTGACCTTGGCAATTTTAGGGGCTATCATGCCATTTATCGTTATGACAGGAATGCATTGGGCCTTTGCTCCGATTTTCCTAGCAGCTTCTGTAGCAACACCTGATGTACTCATTTTACCAGCTATGCTTGGAGCTAACCTGGCTCAAGGAGCAGCTTCTATGGCAGTAGCCCTAAAAAGTAAAAATCCAAATACCAAACAAGTCGCTTTTGCAGCAGGTTTTTCAGCTCTTTTAGCCGGAATTACAGAACCAGCTCTTTATGGGGTTACCTTGAAATACAAGAAACCAATTTATGCAGCGATGATTGGTGGTGGTGTTGCAGGATTGTTTGCTGGAATTGTCGGAATAAAATCTTTCTTGTTTGCAGTACCATCTTTGATTGCCTTACCACAATTTATCAATGCTGATCAGCCAGCCAACTTTACAAATGCCTTGATTGCAACAGCTTTAAGTGTTGTTATCACTTTCATTATTGCTTACATTTTGGGTATTGATGAGGAAGTACAGCCATCTGCTTTGGAAAATGTTCCAACAGGTGTGTCAAACAAAAAAAAGATTGCTTCGCCTTTAAAAGGAACCCTTCTTCCACTTGAACAAGTTAATGATGAAACCTTTGCAGGTAAATTACTCGGTGAGGGGATTGCTATTGTCCCTTCAAATGGAAAAGTCGTTTCCCCTATTGATGGAGTGATTGCCTCTGTCTTTCCTTCTAAACATGCCATTGGGTTGATTAGCCAGGACGGAGTAGAAGTACTAATCCATGTCGGATTAGAGACTGTTAATCTAAACGGTGAAGGCTTTACAAGTTTTGTAAAAGAAGGGGACAAAGTGCAAAAAGGAGATGTTCTTCTTGAAGTCGATATTGCCTCGCTTATTGACAAAGGATATGATGTCACAACACCAATTATCGTAACCAATACTCAAAACTTTTTAGATGTTTTACCAATGAATGAAAAAGCAACTGTTGAGGCAGGAGAAGACATACTAGCTATTTTATAA